In a genomic window of Deltaproteobacteria bacterium:
- the rplC gene encoding 50S ribosomal protein L3, translated as MMKGIVGKKMGMTQAYDETGRRHALSVIKAEPGIVVRVKSAETDGYDAIQVGFAEVEAKKLNRPDAGQFKKHLPTKAAYKTLKEFRVESPKDYKVGQAITVELFAEGELVDVQGVTVGKGFAGNVKRNHFGRGPMSHGSKNRRESGSIGTSAAPSRVVPGRRMPGQLGNKTRTVQRIRVFRVDAQNHLIFLLGGVPGHRNGIVTVHETVKKTK; from the coding sequence CTGATGAAAGGCATTGTCGGCAAGAAGATGGGCATGACGCAGGCCTACGACGAAACGGGCCGACGTCACGCGCTGTCGGTCATCAAGGCGGAGCCCGGGATCGTCGTCCGCGTCAAGAGCGCGGAGACGGACGGCTACGACGCGATCCAGGTGGGCTTCGCGGAAGTCGAGGCGAAGAAACTGAACCGGCCCGACGCCGGCCAGTTCAAAAAGCACCTTCCCACGAAGGCGGCTTACAAGACCCTGAAGGAATTCCGGGTGGAAAGCCCGAAAGACTACAAGGTCGGCCAGGCGATCACGGTGGAACTGTTCGCCGAGGGCGAGTTGGTCGATGTGCAGGGCGTGACGGTGGGCAAGGGCTTCGCGGGCAACGTGAAGCGCAACCACTTCGGTCGCGGCCCGATGTCGCACGGCTCCAAAAACCGCCGCGAGTCGGGATCGATCGGCACGTCGGCCGCGCCGTCGCGCGTTGTTCCGGGTCGCCGGATGCCGGGCCAGCTCGGCAACAAGACGCGGACCGTTCAGCGCATCCGCGTGTTCCGGGTGGACGCGCAAAACCATCTGATTTTCCTGCTCGGCGGAGTGCCGGGTCACCGCAACGGAATCGTGACGGTTCACGAGACCGTCAAGAAGACGAAGTGA